In Phacochoerus africanus isolate WHEZ1 chromosome 2, ROS_Pafr_v1, whole genome shotgun sequence, one DNA window encodes the following:
- the OGFRL1 gene encoding opioid growth factor receptor-like protein 1 isoform X3 has protein sequence MEALLTACQGSESTEATAKPKRSFYAARDLYKYRHQYPQNFKDIRYQNDLSNLRFYKNKIPFKPDGVYIEEVLNKWKGDYEKLEHNHTYIQWLFPLREQGLNFYAKELTTYEIEEFKKTKEAIRRFLLAYKMMLEFFGIKLIDKTGNVARAVNWQERFQHLNESQHNYLRITRILKSLGELGYESFKSPLVKFILHEALVENTIPNIKQSALEYFVYTIRDRRERRKLLRFAQKHYTPSENFIWGPPRKEQSEGIKAPKTPAPPSSGHQSQMSMHKKSKDSKTSSSAVHVNSKKPEDKKAAPREPEEEADGPSEEPGSEASGPGNTEVDRDADRSTSQPEKTVVHPLEKRESASSSEKDEESENHNKDCESPGDTGSQDDTLLQ, from the exons ATGGAAGCACTCCTAACTGCCTGCCAG ggaagTGAGTCCACTGAAGCAACTGCTAAACCAAAGAGAAGTTTTTATGCTGCAAGGGATTTGTACAAATACCGGCACCAGTACCCG CAGAACTTCAAAGATATCCGATATCAAAATGACTTGAGCAATCTTCgtttttataagaataaaattccatttaagCCTGATG GTGTTTACATTGAAGAAGTTCTCAATAAGTGGAAAGGGGATTATGAGAAGCTGGAGCACAACCACACCTACATCCAATG gctTTTCCCCCTGAGAGAACAAGGCTTGAACTTTTATGCTAAAGAACTAACTACGTATGAAATTGAG gagttcaagaaaacaaaagaagcaatTAGAAGGTTCCTTCTGGCTTATAAAATGATGTTAGAATTTTTTGGAATAAAACTGATAGATAAAACTGGAAATGTTGCCCGGGCTGTTAACTGGCAGGAAAGGTTTCAGCATCTGAACGA GTCCCAGCACAACTATTTAAGAATCACTCGTATTCTGAAAAGCCTCGGTGAGCTTGGATATGAAAGTTTTAAATCTCCTCTTGTAAAATTCATTCTTCATGAGGCTCTTGTGGAAAATACTATTCCCAATATCAAACAGAGTGCGCTGGAGTATTTTGTTTATACAATTAGagacaggagagaaaggagaaagctcCTACGGTTCGCCCAGAAACATTACACGCCCTCGGAGAATTTTATCTGGGGACCACCGAGGAAAGAACAGTCCGAGGGCATCAAGGCTCCAAAAACGCCTGCCCCGCCCAGCTCTGGGCATCAGAGTCAAATGTCTATGCACAAAAAATCCAAGGACTCCAAAACTTCCTCCTCAGCTGTGCATGTAAACAGCAAAAAGCCTGAAGACAAAAAAGCGGCACCAAGAGAGCCTGAGGAAGAGGCCGATGGGCCCAGCGAAGAGCCGGGCAGTGAGGCCTCTGGGCCGGGAAACACAGAGGTGGACCGTGATGCTGACAGGTCCACTTCTCAGCCAGAAAAAACAGTTGTTCATCCCTTGGAGAAAAGGGAGAGTGCCTCTTCCtctgaaaaagatgaagaaagtgaaaatcatAACAAAGACTGTGAAAGTCCTGGAGATACAGGTTCCCAGGATGACACACTATTGCAGTGA
- the OGFRL1 gene encoding opioid growth factor receptor-like protein 1 isoform X4: protein MEALLTACQGSESTEATAKPKRSFYAARDLYKYRHQYPNFKDIRYQNDLSNLRFYKNKIPFKPDGVYIEEVLNKWKGDYEKLEHNHTYIQWLFPLREQGLNFYAKELTTYEIEEFKKTKEAIRRFLLAYKMMLEFFGIKLIDKTGNVARAVNWQERFQHLNESQHNYLRITRILKSLGELGYESFKSPLVKFILHEALVENTIPNIKQSALEYFVYTIRDRRERRKLLRFAQKHYTPSENFIWGPPRKEQSEGIKAPKTPAPPSSGHQSQMSMHKKSKDSKTSSSAVHVNSKKPEDKKAAPREPEEEADGPSEEPGSEASGPGNTEVDRDADRSTSQPEKTVVHPLEKRESASSSEKDEESENHNKDCESPGDTGSQDDTLLQ, encoded by the exons ATGGAAGCACTCCTAACTGCCTGCCAG ggaagTGAGTCCACTGAAGCAACTGCTAAACCAAAGAGAAGTTTTTATGCTGCAAGGGATTTGTACAAATACCGGCACCAGTACCCG AACTTCAAAGATATCCGATATCAAAATGACTTGAGCAATCTTCgtttttataagaataaaattccatttaagCCTGATG GTGTTTACATTGAAGAAGTTCTCAATAAGTGGAAAGGGGATTATGAGAAGCTGGAGCACAACCACACCTACATCCAATG gctTTTCCCCCTGAGAGAACAAGGCTTGAACTTTTATGCTAAAGAACTAACTACGTATGAAATTGAG gagttcaagaaaacaaaagaagcaatTAGAAGGTTCCTTCTGGCTTATAAAATGATGTTAGAATTTTTTGGAATAAAACTGATAGATAAAACTGGAAATGTTGCCCGGGCTGTTAACTGGCAGGAAAGGTTTCAGCATCTGAACGA GTCCCAGCACAACTATTTAAGAATCACTCGTATTCTGAAAAGCCTCGGTGAGCTTGGATATGAAAGTTTTAAATCTCCTCTTGTAAAATTCATTCTTCATGAGGCTCTTGTGGAAAATACTATTCCCAATATCAAACAGAGTGCGCTGGAGTATTTTGTTTATACAATTAGagacaggagagaaaggagaaagctcCTACGGTTCGCCCAGAAACATTACACGCCCTCGGAGAATTTTATCTGGGGACCACCGAGGAAAGAACAGTCCGAGGGCATCAAGGCTCCAAAAACGCCTGCCCCGCCCAGCTCTGGGCATCAGAGTCAAATGTCTATGCACAAAAAATCCAAGGACTCCAAAACTTCCTCCTCAGCTGTGCATGTAAACAGCAAAAAGCCTGAAGACAAAAAAGCGGCACCAAGAGAGCCTGAGGAAGAGGCCGATGGGCCCAGCGAAGAGCCGGGCAGTGAGGCCTCTGGGCCGGGAAACACAGAGGTGGACCGTGATGCTGACAGGTCCACTTCTCAGCCAGAAAAAACAGTTGTTCATCCCTTGGAGAAAAGGGAGAGTGCCTCTTCCtctgaaaaagatgaagaaagtgaaaatcatAACAAAGACTGTGAAAGTCCTGGAGATACAGGTTCCCAGGATGACACACTATTGCAGTGA
- the OGFRL1 gene encoding opioid growth factor receptor-like protein 1 isoform X1 produces the protein MGNLFGGVSAREPTTVEDCDSTWQTDSEPEPEPDPEPEEPGPGGSEGPGREPVQAPESAEPPETPERAGGRPRASPAPDGDAEAEGAEQGSESTEATAKPKRSFYAARDLYKYRHQYPQNFKDIRYQNDLSNLRFYKNKIPFKPDGVYIEEVLNKWKGDYEKLEHNHTYIQWLFPLREQGLNFYAKELTTYEIEEFKKTKEAIRRFLLAYKMMLEFFGIKLIDKTGNVARAVNWQERFQHLNESQHNYLRITRILKSLGELGYESFKSPLVKFILHEALVENTIPNIKQSALEYFVYTIRDRRERRKLLRFAQKHYTPSENFIWGPPRKEQSEGIKAPKTPAPPSSGHQSQMSMHKKSKDSKTSSSAVHVNSKKPEDKKAAPREPEEEADGPSEEPGSEASGPGNTEVDRDADRSTSQPEKTVVHPLEKRESASSSEKDEESENHNKDCESPGDTGSQDDTLLQ, from the exons ATGGGCAACCTGTTCGGCGGGGTCAGCGCGCGCGAGCCCACCACCGTGGAGGACTGCGACTCTACCTGGCAGACCGACTCGGAGCCCGAGCCCGAGCCCGACCCCGAGCCGGAGGAGCCGGGGCCAGGCGGTAGCGAGGGCCCGGGGCGGGAGCCCGTGCAAGCTCCGGAATCCGCGGAGCCCCCGGAAACCCCAGAGCGAGCTGGCGGCCGTCCCCGCGCCAGCCCCGCGCCAGACGGGGACGCAGAGGCAGAGGGCGCCGAGCAG ggaagTGAGTCCACTGAAGCAACTGCTAAACCAAAGAGAAGTTTTTATGCTGCAAGGGATTTGTACAAATACCGGCACCAGTACCCG CAGAACTTCAAAGATATCCGATATCAAAATGACTTGAGCAATCTTCgtttttataagaataaaattccatttaagCCTGATG GTGTTTACATTGAAGAAGTTCTCAATAAGTGGAAAGGGGATTATGAGAAGCTGGAGCACAACCACACCTACATCCAATG gctTTTCCCCCTGAGAGAACAAGGCTTGAACTTTTATGCTAAAGAACTAACTACGTATGAAATTGAG gagttcaagaaaacaaaagaagcaatTAGAAGGTTCCTTCTGGCTTATAAAATGATGTTAGAATTTTTTGGAATAAAACTGATAGATAAAACTGGAAATGTTGCCCGGGCTGTTAACTGGCAGGAAAGGTTTCAGCATCTGAACGA GTCCCAGCACAACTATTTAAGAATCACTCGTATTCTGAAAAGCCTCGGTGAGCTTGGATATGAAAGTTTTAAATCTCCTCTTGTAAAATTCATTCTTCATGAGGCTCTTGTGGAAAATACTATTCCCAATATCAAACAGAGTGCGCTGGAGTATTTTGTTTATACAATTAGagacaggagagaaaggagaaagctcCTACGGTTCGCCCAGAAACATTACACGCCCTCGGAGAATTTTATCTGGGGACCACCGAGGAAAGAACAGTCCGAGGGCATCAAGGCTCCAAAAACGCCTGCCCCGCCCAGCTCTGGGCATCAGAGTCAAATGTCTATGCACAAAAAATCCAAGGACTCCAAAACTTCCTCCTCAGCTGTGCATGTAAACAGCAAAAAGCCTGAAGACAAAAAAGCGGCACCAAGAGAGCCTGAGGAAGAGGCCGATGGGCCCAGCGAAGAGCCGGGCAGTGAGGCCTCTGGGCCGGGAAACACAGAGGTGGACCGTGATGCTGACAGGTCCACTTCTCAGCCAGAAAAAACAGTTGTTCATCCCTTGGAGAAAAGGGAGAGTGCCTCTTCCtctgaaaaagatgaagaaagtgaaaatcatAACAAAGACTGTGAAAGTCCTGGAGATACAGGTTCCCAGGATGACACACTATTGCAGTGA
- the OGFRL1 gene encoding opioid growth factor receptor-like protein 1 isoform X2: protein MGNLFGGVSAREPTTVEDCDSTWQTDSEPEPEPDPEPEEPGPGGSEGPGREPVQAPESAEPPETPERAGGRPRASPAPDGDAEAEGAEQGSESTEATAKPKRSFYAARDLYKYRHQYPNFKDIRYQNDLSNLRFYKNKIPFKPDGVYIEEVLNKWKGDYEKLEHNHTYIQWLFPLREQGLNFYAKELTTYEIEEFKKTKEAIRRFLLAYKMMLEFFGIKLIDKTGNVARAVNWQERFQHLNESQHNYLRITRILKSLGELGYESFKSPLVKFILHEALVENTIPNIKQSALEYFVYTIRDRRERRKLLRFAQKHYTPSENFIWGPPRKEQSEGIKAPKTPAPPSSGHQSQMSMHKKSKDSKTSSSAVHVNSKKPEDKKAAPREPEEEADGPSEEPGSEASGPGNTEVDRDADRSTSQPEKTVVHPLEKRESASSSEKDEESENHNKDCESPGDTGSQDDTLLQ, encoded by the exons ATGGGCAACCTGTTCGGCGGGGTCAGCGCGCGCGAGCCCACCACCGTGGAGGACTGCGACTCTACCTGGCAGACCGACTCGGAGCCCGAGCCCGAGCCCGACCCCGAGCCGGAGGAGCCGGGGCCAGGCGGTAGCGAGGGCCCGGGGCGGGAGCCCGTGCAAGCTCCGGAATCCGCGGAGCCCCCGGAAACCCCAGAGCGAGCTGGCGGCCGTCCCCGCGCCAGCCCCGCGCCAGACGGGGACGCAGAGGCAGAGGGCGCCGAGCAG ggaagTGAGTCCACTGAAGCAACTGCTAAACCAAAGAGAAGTTTTTATGCTGCAAGGGATTTGTACAAATACCGGCACCAGTACCCG AACTTCAAAGATATCCGATATCAAAATGACTTGAGCAATCTTCgtttttataagaataaaattccatttaagCCTGATG GTGTTTACATTGAAGAAGTTCTCAATAAGTGGAAAGGGGATTATGAGAAGCTGGAGCACAACCACACCTACATCCAATG gctTTTCCCCCTGAGAGAACAAGGCTTGAACTTTTATGCTAAAGAACTAACTACGTATGAAATTGAG gagttcaagaaaacaaaagaagcaatTAGAAGGTTCCTTCTGGCTTATAAAATGATGTTAGAATTTTTTGGAATAAAACTGATAGATAAAACTGGAAATGTTGCCCGGGCTGTTAACTGGCAGGAAAGGTTTCAGCATCTGAACGA GTCCCAGCACAACTATTTAAGAATCACTCGTATTCTGAAAAGCCTCGGTGAGCTTGGATATGAAAGTTTTAAATCTCCTCTTGTAAAATTCATTCTTCATGAGGCTCTTGTGGAAAATACTATTCCCAATATCAAACAGAGTGCGCTGGAGTATTTTGTTTATACAATTAGagacaggagagaaaggagaaagctcCTACGGTTCGCCCAGAAACATTACACGCCCTCGGAGAATTTTATCTGGGGACCACCGAGGAAAGAACAGTCCGAGGGCATCAAGGCTCCAAAAACGCCTGCCCCGCCCAGCTCTGGGCATCAGAGTCAAATGTCTATGCACAAAAAATCCAAGGACTCCAAAACTTCCTCCTCAGCTGTGCATGTAAACAGCAAAAAGCCTGAAGACAAAAAAGCGGCACCAAGAGAGCCTGAGGAAGAGGCCGATGGGCCCAGCGAAGAGCCGGGCAGTGAGGCCTCTGGGCCGGGAAACACAGAGGTGGACCGTGATGCTGACAGGTCCACTTCTCAGCCAGAAAAAACAGTTGTTCATCCCTTGGAGAAAAGGGAGAGTGCCTCTTCCtctgaaaaagatgaagaaagtgaaaatcatAACAAAGACTGTGAAAGTCCTGGAGATACAGGTTCCCAGGATGACACACTATTGCAGTGA